The sequence GGTTGGACGGCGGGTACCGGCTGCTCGGGGGCAATCACCGCCGGGGCCTCAGCGGCGACCGCGGGGACGACTGCCGGAGACGCCTCCGTCGGCGGCGCAACCTCGGGCACCACAACGGTCGTCTCCAGACCCGCCGGCACCGTCTCCGCTCCCTTCTCGGCTTCGACGTGTTCGCCAGCCTCCTCGCCTTTGGCCGACTTGCGGGCTCCGCCTCGGCGTCGACTTCGAACCTTGTCCAGGTCGACAGGAGCGGCCTCCTCCACCGCCGTGGCGTGCGTTCCCCCGCTGAACCACTCGCGGATCGTCTCCGCCAGTCCGGCCGAAACGGTCGACATGTGGTTCGTGATCCCATCGACCCCCTCAAGCTTGCACTTGTCGAGGATCGCCTTGCTGGTCACGCCCAGTTCCTTGCTGAGCGTATGAACGCGTAGCTTGTCAGCCAAAATCAGTCTCCTTGGCTACGCCGGCTGTTGCGAGGCACCCGTCTCCGGCGTCTGGACTCCCTCCGTCCCCAACGGCTCCGCCGGAGCTTCGGGCTTCGGCCCGTCACCGGCATCAGACGGCACGGTCGCTCCATCCACCGCACCCGCCTCCTCCGCAGCCGTGGCCGATCGGATCTCCGAGTCCGTCTCGACCCCGTCCGTCACGCTTGTCGCTGCCGATTCCGCGGCGGCCGCAGCCACTGCCGCGGCCTTCGCCGCCTCCGCCTCAGCCATCAACCGCTTGGCAGCCTCACTGCTCGTGCTGATCACCTGCTGGGCCAGTTCCTCGCTCAATCCGAGAACCTTCATCAGCGGCTCGACCCCGATCTCCTCGACATCGCCCAGCGAAATGATGCCCATGGCCATCATCTTCTCGATCTTCTCGCTGGTCATGCCTTCAAGGGAGGACAGCACCTTCTCCATGTCATCCAGGCCCTTGTTGTATTCCTTCGGAGTGAGAATATCGATGTCCCAGCCGGTCAGTCGGGCCGCCAGACGAACATTCTGGCCTCGCTTGCCGATGGCCAGGGACAGCTGGTCGTCCGGAACCACGACGGTCGCTCTCCCCAGTTCGAAGCAAAGGGCCGTCTCTTCGACCTCAGCGGGCTTGAGGGCATTGTTAATCAGGATCTGGGAGGATTCATTCCAGCGCACGATGTCAATCTTCTCTCCACCCAGCTCCACGACGATGTTCTTGATGCGGCTCCCGCGAACACCTACGCACGCGCCCACCGCGTCCACCTTCATGTCAATCGATGAGACCGCGATCTTCGTCCGATACCCGGCCTCGCGAGCCAGGGCCTTCACCTCAATGATCCGCTCGGAAACCTCCGGAACCTCAAGTTCGAACAACCGCCGGATGAAGTCCGGATGCGATCGGCTCAACACGATCTTGACCTGGTGGGGCGACTCCCGGACATCGAGGATGAGCGTGCGGATCCGCTCGCCAGGATGGTGAGTCTCACCCGGGATCTGCTCGCTCTTGGGCAAGAATCCCTCCGCACGACCCAGATTGATGATCAAAGCCCCGCCCTCATATCGCGAGACGGTGCCGGTCACGACCGTGCCCTTGCGATCCTGAAACTCGTCAAAGATGCTGCCGCGCTCAGCCTCCCGGATCTTCTGGATCATGACCTGCTTGGCGGTCTGGGCCGCGATGCGCCCCAGGTCGCGCATGTCGATCGGCTGGCCGTTGCGGGCCGCGCTGATGTCTCCGGTGAGGCGATCAATCGAGACCTTGACTTCATCGAGCTGCCCATAAGCCTTGCGGACCGCGGATTCCATCGCTTGCTCGAGGTCAAGGTAGACCTCGTCCTTCTCAATGTTCTTGTCCCGAGCAATGCTGTCAACGATTCGAACCAACTCAGCGTTCATCTGCGATCATCCTCATATTTCCAAACAAAAAAGTGGGACGCCTTCGGGACCCACTTTTCGAGCCGCCGGCCCGCGGGTTTCCCGGGACCAGCCACCAGACGTGGATGCTTCGCCGTCAACGCATCGCAGGCCTCCCGACGATCCGTTGCGACCCCACCCACAACCAACTCGACCAGTGCTGAACCCGACTAGGCCGCACTGGCGTGGTCTCCACTTCCGGTCAGGCTGACGTTCACACCTTCGTCTCCCGGCTCGAAAACATGCACCTGCTCCATGTCCAGGTACATCGGAAGTCTCATCCCGTCCCTGATCGTCCGGTCGGCATCCACTCGGCAGACGATACGGTCGTGCCGCCCGGTCTGAACATGCACGTCCATTCGATCGCCCAGCGGCTCAACCACGGTCACCGCCACGCTCAAGACATTCTCTCGCCCTGCGAATCGGCCTTCGGAACGCAGACCAATCCCCTCCGGACGCACGCCCAGCACCATCTCCCGTCCGCTGCAACCGGCCATGGCCCGGGCCAAACGGTCCGGCAAACGCAGTCTGCCGGATCCCTCGTCGAACCAAAAACCGCCGTTCTCCCCCCCCACGACACGCCCTTTCAGGAAGTTCATCGGCGGCGTGCCCACGAACCCTGCAACAAAGCGATTCACCGGCCGCTCGTAAACCTCCAGCGGACTGCCACACTGGTGAATGACGCCGTCCTTCATGACCACGATCCGGTCTCCCAGCGTCATCGCCTCTTCCTGGTCGTGGGTGACGTAGATCGTCGTCGTCCGTAGCTTGCGGTGGAGCTTCTTCAACTCCGCCCGCATCTCGATACGCAGCTTCGCATCCAGGTTGCTCAGCGGCTCGTCGAACAGAAACGCCTTCGGCGTCCGAACGATCGCCCGCCCCACCGCCACCCGCTGTCGCTGCCCGCCCGACAAGGCCTTCGGCTTTCGGTCCAGCAGGTGCTCGATGCCCAGCATCCTGGCCGCCCCCCGCACCCGCTCATCAATCTCCGCTTTGGGCACCCGCCGGAGCTTCAGGCCAAACGCCATGTTCTTGTACACCGACATGTGCGGGTACAGAGCGTAGTTTTGGAAGACCATCGCGATATCGCGATCCTTCGGCGCAACGCTGTTGACCACACGCTCACCGATCCGGATCGTGCCGTCGCTGATCTCCTCGAGACCGGCCACCATCCGGAGCGTCGTGCTCTTGCCACATCCGGACGGCCCAACCAAGACAATGAACTCTTCGTCTCGGATGGCCAGCGAAACGTTGTCCACCGCCCTGATATTCCCAGGGTAGACCTTCACAACGTTCTCTAAGACCACCTCTGCCATAGAGTTACACCTCACCCGACGGCGGATTTCACGCCGTTGGGCCCTTGAGTGTCACCGATTATAAATGCACTCCGCCACACGTCAAGCAGCCCTGGACGACCAAGGCCGCCCGACCGAGCTTTCGGGGCAGCCAATTCCCCCACCATTCCGACAGCTTAAACCAGGAGACGTGCGGATACCCAGATCGTCCGTAACTCATTGTCGTCAATAACGATACAGATCTTCCAGGGCACCCAGATGCTGCGAGAGGTGTTCACCATTTCCATGGACTCCCTCCGACCGGATTTCCTGGGTGTGTACGATCCGCAGGGTCGGCAACCCCCCGTCATCAACAAGCTGGCGCAGGGAGCGGCGATCTTCACCGAGGCGGTCTGCCACGCGCCCTTCACGACGCCGGCCATCGCCAGCCTGCTGACCGGTGTATACCCCTTCCGAACCGGCGTGCGTCTCCTCCTGGGCCAGTTGTGCAACCAGAAGATCCCCACCCTGGCCGAGTACACCCGCCGGGCAGGATTCCTCACCGCCGGGTTCCCTTCCACCCTTGTCTTGAACTCGCCAACCGGGCTCAACCGCGGATTCGATCTCTACCGGGACATCCACGACGGAACCATGACCTGCCGAGGAGGATGCTGGCAGACCTGAGACCGGCTCAACCAAGCCGTGGACCAGTTGCTGACCGACGTCGGTCGTCAGCGTGTCTTCTGCTGGCTCCACTACTTCGACCCCCATGACGATCACCTCGACAAGAACGTCCCCCTCCACCGCCTCGCACGTCGACACCCGAGCCCGCGACGCCTTATCCTGCTGGGCTACGGCCAGAACGCGATGCGTCTGATTGCGGCGGCCCACCTGTTGGGCTTCTGGGACAACTGGGATTGGCAAGCGTGGGACGATGATCCACGAGTCCAGGCCCAGGCCGAGCATGCCGGCTTGGCAACCAGCAACCCGTGGCACAACCCCAAGCACGATCCCACCGCGCCGCTCATCGTCACGCCACGGGGCGGCGCCTACCTCGAAACGCGACCCGGCCGATCAGGTTACCCCGAAGGCACGCACTGGCTCCGACTCTGCTGACGCGTCTTGTGCTCCCGCCGTCCTTGGCCCCGGCTGCGAATCCGGATACACTATGCGTTTGAGGATTCGCAGCGAGAACGAAAGACCATTGACCGATGTTTGACCGCCAGCTGATCCGTAACTTCAGTATCATCGCCCATATCGACCACGGAAAGAGCACCCTGGCCGACCGCATTCTTGTCGCGACCGGAGCCGTCGCCCAGCGCGAGATGCGCGAGCAGTTCCTCGATGATATGGAACTCGAGCGGGAGATGGGCATTACCATCAAGGCCAACCGGGCGACCGTCTTCTACGAGTGCAATGGCCAGGAGTACATGCTCAACCTGATCGACACGCCTGGCCATGTGGACTTCCACTACGAGGTCTCCCGGGCCCTGGCGGCCTGCGAAGGCGTGTTGCTGCTCGTCGACGCCACGCAAGGGGTCCAGGCTCAGACCGTAGCCAACGCCTACAAGGCCGTCGAGGCCGACCTGGAGATCATCCCGGTCATCA is a genomic window of Phycisphaerae bacterium containing:
- the nusA gene encoding transcription termination/antitermination protein NusA, with product MNAELVRIVDSIARDKNIEKDEVYLDLEQAMESAVRKAYGQLDEVKVSIDRLTGDISAARNGQPIDMRDLGRIAAQTAKQVMIQKIREAERGSIFDEFQDRKGTVVTGTVSRYEGGALIINLGRAEGFLPKSEQIPGETHHPGERIRTLILDVRESPHQVKIVLSRSHPDFIRRLFELEVPEVSERIIEVKALAREAGYRTKIAVSSIDMKVDAVGACVGVRGSRIKNIVVELGGEKIDIVRWNESSQILINNALKPAEVEETALCFELGRATVVVPDDQLSLAIGKRGQNVRLAARLTGWDIDILTPKEYNKGLDDMEKVLSSLEGMTSEKIEKMMAMGIISLGDVEEIGVEPLMKVLGLSEELAQQVISTSSEAAKRLMAEAEAAKAAAVAAAAAESAATSVTDGVETDSEIRSATAAEEAGAVDGATVPSDAGDGPKPEAPAEPLGTEGVQTPETGASQQPA
- the ugpC gene encoding sn-glycerol-3-phosphate ABC transporter ATP-binding protein UgpC, translating into MAEVVLENVVKVYPGNIRAVDNVSLAIRDEEFIVLVGPSGCGKSTTLRMVAGLEEISDGTIRIGERVVNSVAPKDRDIAMVFQNYALYPHMSVYKNMAFGLKLRRVPKAEIDERVRGAARMLGIEHLLDRKPKALSGGQRQRVAVGRAIVRTPKAFLFDEPLSNLDAKLRIEMRAELKKLHRKLRTTTIYVTHDQEEAMTLGDRIVVMKDGVIHQCGSPLEVYERPVNRFVAGFVGTPPMNFLKGRVVGGENGGFWFDEGSGRLRLPDRLARAMAGCSGREMVLGVRPEGIGLRSEGRFAGRENVLSVAVTVVEPLGDRMDVHVQTGRHDRIVCRVDADRTIRDGMRLPMYLDMEQVHVFEPGDEGVNVSLTGSGDHASAA
- a CDS encoding sulfatase-like hydrolase/transferase, which translates into the protein MDSLRPDFLGVYDPQGRQPPVINKLAQGAAIFTEAVCHAPFTTPAIASLLTGVYPFRTGVRLLLGQLCNQKIPTLAEYTRRAGFLTAGFPSTLVLNSPTGLNRGFDLYRDIHDGTMTCRGGCWQT